Genomic DNA from Gemmatimonadaceae bacterium:
GCCGCTGGCGCGAGACGCTCACGCAGACGCCGCAGCTGCACCAGGCGGCCGTCTTCGCGCTGGGCACGGCGTCCTGCGCCGGCCGCGACTCGATCCGCACGGCCCTGCTGGCGGAACCCGTGTGGCTGCCGTCGCGCCGCGTGCTGGCGTCGCTGGAGCTGATCTGGGGCCGTCCGCGACAGGCGTGGCAGGCGTTCAGCGGGTTGAAGCCCGACGCCGAGGTCCTGGCGGCGTGGAAGGAGTTCGGTGAGGACGCCGACGCGCGGGCGATGCCGGTGGCGTCGCGCGAGGCGTGGGCGGCGGTGTACGCGAAGACCAGTGATGCCGCGACGGGGTTGCGTGCCGCCGATGCGGCGCTGACCAGTGGTGAGGCGTCGAGCGCGCTGCAGCTCGCGTCGTCGGCACAGGGCCGGCTGACGCCACAGCTCGGCCTGCGTGATGCCGTGCCGCTGCGGCTGCGGGCCCTGGCGGCGCTGGGCAAGGCCACCGAGGCGCTGGCGCTGGTGGATTCCGTGCGCCCGAAGGTGGTGCCGATCCAGCTGCAGCTGCTGGAGCGGGAGCTGATGTGGGCGTGGCTGCGGGTGGGCGACGCGACGCGGGCGCGGCCGTTCGTGGCGCGGCTCGACGAGGACGAGGCCACCGCGCTGCTGGCGATCTACGACGGGGACCTGGACCGGGCGCGCACGGCGCTGCGCAACGCGGACGCGTCCAACACGCTGCTGCTGCTGCCGCGTGCCCTGCTGTCGCGCACCTCGCTGCCGTCGTCACCGGCGCTGGGTGCGGCATTCGCGGCGCTGGCGCGGCGTGACACGGCGGAGGCGCTGACGCAGCTGCTGGGCACCGCGGCGGAGGTGGGTGATGCGGCGCCGCTGGTGCTCGCGATGTCGGCGCGGCTGCTCACGGCCAGCAGTGACGACGCCCGCGCGGTGCCGCTGTGGACGCGGATCGTGACGGACTATAGCACCAGCCCCGAGGCCCCCGAGGGGGACCTCGAATGGGCACGCGCGGCCATCCGGGCGCGCGACGGCACCACCGCCATCACCCGACTGGAGCACCTCCTGCTGACCTATCCGACGAGCGCGCTCGCCCCGCAGGCCCGCCGCGAACTGGACGCCGCGCGTCGACTGGCGGGGACCTCGTGACCCGTCGCTGGGGCCTCACGGCGCTGCTGGCGCTGGTCACATCCGTTCCAGCGGACGCGCAGCACCTGCTGGTGGCCATGGACGACGAGCAGCGGAACCACCTCAAGGCCTACGGCCTCACGTACGCGGCGCTGCAGCGCACGGAGAAGGCGGAGTGGCTGCTGAACTACCGTGGCGGCTCGTTCCTGCTGCTCGACACGCCGGCCACGCGGCGTCGCGCCGGGATCGACGGGGTGTCGGTGACGTCGCTGGACGACAATGCGCTGGCGGCGATCCGCACCGAGATGGCGGGTGGCAACTTCGACGCCGTGCCGCTGGAACGGGCGCCGAAGGTGGCGATCTACTCGCCGCCGAGCGCGAACCCGTGGGACGACGCGGTGACAATCGCCCTCGACTACGCGGGGATCCCGTACACGAAGGTGTGGGACCCCGAGGTGATGGCGGGTGACCTCACGAAGTACGAGTGGCTGCACCTGCACCACGAGGACTTCACGGGGCAGTACAACAAGTTCTACATCTCGTACCGCGGCAGCCCGTGGTTCATCACGCAGGTGAACCGCACGGTGGCGCAGGCGCGGCAGCTCGGGTTCAGCAATGTGCCGGCGCTGAAGAAGGCGGTGGCGGAACGGATGCGCGCGTACGTGGAGAACGGCGGCTTCCTGTTCGCGATGTGCGGGGCCACCGAGACGCTGGAGCTGGCCATCGCCGGCGCCACGGTGGACATCTCGAGCAGCTTCGCCGACGGCACGCCGATGGACGCCGACGCCGACCAGAAGATGGACTGGTCCCGTGCCTTCGCGGTGCAGAATGCGCACATCGAGCCCAGCCCGCTGATCAACAGCATGAGCGACATCGACGGGCACCAGGTGAACGTGCCGGGCCGCCGCCGGCCGCTGGGGACCTTCAGCCTGTTCGCGTTCTCGGCCAAGCTCGACCCGGTGCCGACCATGCTCACGCAGGACCATCGCTCGGTGCTGCAGGACTTCTACGGCGTGACCACGAGCTTCACCAAGACGACGCTCAAGCCGGGCACGCGGGTGCTGGCGAACGAGGATGGAATGCCGCTGGCGAAGTACATCCACGGCAGCTACGGCAAGGGTGCCTGGACCTTCCTGGGCGGGCACGATCCCGAGGACCCGCAGCACGAGGTGGGGGCCGCACCGACGGACCTGTCGCTGTACCCGTCATCGCCAGGGTACCGCCTGATCCTGAACAACGTGCTGTTCCCGGCCGCGCAGAAGAAGCCGCGCAAGACGTGAGCGGGTGAGCGGCGCCGGGGGTGATGCGGTGCTCCGGCCACTCGACGACCGCCCCCGCCGCGCGCGCATCGCGACGGGGGCGTGGTACAGCGTTCCGCCTGCGTCAGCGCCGCCTCAGCGCACGCGGCGACGGCGTGCGACCAGCCCGACGCCGGCCAGGCCCGTACCCATGAGAACCACCGAGGCCGGCTCCGGCACGACGCTCGGACTGCCAGGCCCGCCCGGCGTGAACGTGAGGCTTGCGATCTCCACGGCCATGCCGTCGGTCACGTTGTCACCCGTCCAGCGAAACTCGATGCTGTTGGCGCCGGACTGGAAGGCCGCCTCCGTCAGGGTGACGAACGATCCCCATTGCCAGATGTTGGGGCAGGGACTGCCGCCGGCGACGGCGGCGCCGTTGATGAACATCGAGACTGGACCGTTGTCCGCGGCACACCGCAGCTGCAGCGAGAATGCGTCACCGGTGGCCAGCGTGAAGAGTGACCGGATGGCGTAGCTGCCGCCGCCGCCCGTGCCGGTCGGGGTTGCGGCGATCCACGTGCCGCCCGGTGCGCCGCCGGTCCACTGCCCGGGCGGCGTGACGACGATGGAGGCGGCGTTCCAGGTCGGCGTTCCCGCCAGCGGGTTGGTGGAGACCTGCCAGCGGGAATCGAGCCCGCCGGCCTGGCTCGCGCCGGTGCTCACGAGCAACTGTGCGTCAGCCGCATGCGGCATCGTGACGGCCAGTCCCGCGACCACAATCCTGCGGAAAAGCGACTTCATCGTGCACACTCCATTCGAGAGGGTGAGGGATCCCCGCGCGCGGCGTGGTGCCGGGCAGTCGGGGAACGCAGGCCGGCACCGTGGCGAGTGACGGTCCTGTCATCATCCACGCGCAGGAGCGAGCAGAATCGTCTCATCCGCCATGTCCACCCGTCCCGGCAGCGGGGGACGCGCCCGAACACGCCCGAAAGTGCGTACATTCCCGCGATGACGCGCCGAGTCAGGGCCGCACGGGCGGAGGAGACACTGCCGGACTTCCGCATCGCCGCGGCCGCTGCCGGGGCGATGCGCGTCGCCATCCGGCTGGCCGGTGGCCGCGAGGTGTGCTTCGTGTGCGCGGTGGATGGCGACGGCATGCTGGTCTCGGCCCGGGCCGTGGCGCGTGGCACCGCGGCGCAGGTGCTGGCGCTTCCGAACGTCGCGCAGCGCGGTGAGATGCTGGTGCACAACCATCCCTCGGGATGGCTCGAGCCCAGCGACGCCGACCTGCACATCGCGGCCCGCCTGCACGACGACGGCATCGGCTTCGGCATCTGCGACAACGACGTCACCGACCTGTACGTCGTGACTGAGGTGCCACGGGTGGCACCCCGGGTAGTGGTGCCGGGCGCGGTGATGGAGAAAGACTTCAGCGCCGACGGTCCACTGGCGAAGGGGTTCGCCGCGTACGAGGCCCGCGACGGGCAGCGCGACATGGCCACCACCATCGCCCGGACGTATGCCGATGGTGGCGTGGCGTTGCTGGAGGCGGGCACCGGCGTCGGCAAGTCGATGGCGTACCTGGTGCCGGCGCTGCGCTGGGCGGCGGCCAACAAAGAGCGCACGGTCGTCAGCACCAACACCATCACGCTGCAGGAGCAACTCGTCGGCAAGGACCTGCCGCTGCTGGCCGACCTGCTCAGCGACCAGCCGGTGCGGTTCGCGTTGCTGAAGGGCTGGCGGAACTATCTCTGCCTCTCGCGCCTGGTTCAGGCGGAGGCGGGGAGTGCCTCGCTGTTCGAGGCACCGCAGCGCGAGGAACTCGCCATGCTCTCGGCGTGGGCGCGCGTCACCGCGGACGGGTCGGTGAGCGACCTGCCCACGCCACCGCGCCCGGACGTGTGGGACGAGGTGGCCGCGGAGGGCGACCTCTGCACGCGGCTCAAGTGCCCGCACTTCGACACCTGCTTCGTGTTCAAGGCGCGCCGGGCCGCGGCCACCGCCGACGTGGTGGTGGTGAACCACTCGCTGCTGCTCGCCGACGTGGCCGTGCGCCGCCAGTCGCAGAACTGGGCCGAGGCGGCGGTGCTGCCGGCCTATTCGCACCTCGTGGTGGACGAGGGGCACCACCTGGAGGATGCCGCCGCGAACCACCTCGGCAGCAGCGTGTCGAACCGCGCGATCACCAAGCTGCTGAACCGGCTCGAGCGACGCGGCGGCCGCGAGCCGAAGGGGCTGCTGCCCACGCTCGAGACGCGCCTCATGGCGCGCGGTGACCTGCTCAGCGTGGCGAGCCTCGACCTGTTGCGCGCGCGCCTGCGCCCCGCGGTGGAGGTGGCACGCGGCGATGCCGGCATGCTGTTCGACCGGGTGGCCCTCTGGATGCAGGAAGGGAAGGTGGCCACAGTGCGGCTGACACCGGCGCTGCATGGCGAGGCGGTGTGGCGCGACGGGCTGGCCATCGCCCTCGGCAACCTCGTGAACGCGCTCGAGACCATCGGCGAGAACCTGCGGCTGATCCGCGAACGCCTCGAGACCGAGGATGAACGTGACGATGCGCTGCTGCAGCTGCTCGCCGAGCTGCGCGCGGTCGGGTCGCGGACGGCGGCGCAGCGTGACGCCCTGCGTGCCACGCTCGATCCCACCGACGGTGCGCCAGGCTACGTGCGATGGGCCGAGCTGCGCGGCAACAGCGCGATGTTCACGGCGCGGGGCACCCTGGCCTCGCCCACGGTGCTGCTCTACAGCGTCCCGCTGGATCTCGCGCCGATCCTGCGCGAGGACCTGTTCGGCCGGCTGAGCAGCACCGTCGTGACCAGCGCCACGCTCACCGCCGACGCGAACTTCGGGTTCCTGATGGGGCGGCTCGGGCTGTCCGACACCGATGCGCACGTCGAGACGGCGCTGTTCCCGTCACCGTTCGACTATCGCGCCAACGCGCTGCTGGTGGTGCCGAGTGACACGCCGGCGCCGAACGTGGACCCGGCGGGGCACCAGCGGGCTGTGGTGACGCACGTGCTGGACGTGGCGGAGGCGAGTGACGGTGGGCTGTTCGTGCTCGCGACGAGCCATCGGGACGTGAAGTCGCTGGCGAACGCGCTGCGTGAGGCGTGCATCGCCAACGGCTGGCCGCTGCTGGTGCACGGTGAGGACGGTCGCGACACGCAGCTCCGCCGCTTCCGGGAATCGGGACGGGCGATCCTCATCGGCACCGCGACGTTCTGGGAGGGGGTGGATGTGCCCGGCCATGCACTGCGCGGGCTGGTCATCACGAAGCTGCCGTTCCGCGTGCCCACCGAGCCGATGGTGGCGGCGCAGTGCGAGGCGATCGAGTCGCGCGGCGGCGATCCCTTCATGGAGTACATGCTGCCGCACGCCACGCTGCGCCTGAAGCAGGGCGTCGGTCGCCTCATCCGCACCGCGAGTGACCGTGGCGTGATCGTGCTGGACGACGTGCGTGTCGTGACGAAGCGGTACGGGCGCGGGGTGCTGGACGCACTGCCGCCGGCGCGGCGGGTGCTGGCGCCGTGGGCCGAGGCGGAGCGGAGCATCGCCGCGTTCTATGCCGTTCCTCCCGCCGCCGTCGGCAGTACCTGAGCCTCCGCCGCCCACCCTCCTGTCCCAGAGTTGCCCATGTCCCTCGAGCGCCCCGGCAAGATCGTCTGCGTCGGCCGCAACTATCGCGAGCATGCGAAGGAACTCGGCAATGCCGTGCCGTCGCAGCCGCTGCTGTTCCTGAAGCCGTCCTCGTCGATCATCCACTCCGGCGAGGCGATCGTGTCGCCGGCGCTCTCCCGCCAGGTCGAGCACGAGGGCGAGATCGGCGTCGTCATCGGCCGTCCCATCAGGCGGGCCACCGAGGCTCAGGCGCTGGCCGCGGTGCGCGGGATCGTCGCCCTGAACGACGTCACCGCCCGCGACATCCAGAAGTCCGACCCCCAATGGACCCGCGGCAAGGGGTTCGACACCTTCTGCCCGATCGGCCCGGAATGGGCCGGCATCCCCGATTTCGCCGCCCTCGAGGTGGTCTGCCGGGTCAACGGTGTCGTCCGCCAGCGGGGCACCGGGGCCGAGATGGTGTTTTCCGTGCCGGTGCTGCTGGCCTACATTTCCCAGGTCATGACGCTGGAGCCGGGGGACATCGTGGCCACCGGCACGCCGGCGGGTGTGGGCCCGCTCGCGCCCGGGGATGTGGTGGAGGTCGAAGTGGTCGGACTGAGCACCGTGTCAAACCCTGTCGTCGCCGAAAGCTGATGCCTCCCCGCTCGCGCCGGTTCGAGTCGCTCCCCGAGTACCCGCTGGCCCTGATTCCGATCAGGAAGCGGGAACTGCTGGCGCGTGGCGTGGACGTGATCGACCTCGGTGCCGGCGATGCCGACCTCGCGCCGCCCGCCGCGGCGGTGCAGGCGCTGGCCGACGCCTCGCGCGTGCCCGCGATGAACCGCTACGGCTTCGGACTCGGCAACCCGGCCTATCGTGACGCGATCAGCGGGTGGATGGAGCGCCGGTTCGGCGTGCGGTTCAACCCCACCACCGAGATCGTGCCGTTGCTCGGGAGCAAGGAGGGGCTGTCGCACCTGGCACTCGGCTACGTGGACCGCGGTGACGTCACCATCATCCCCGAGCCCGGCTACAGCCCGTACACCGGCGGCACGCTGCTCAGCGATGGCGAGCCGTACAAGGTGGCGTTGCGTCCGGAGAACGACTTCCTGGTGGACCTGGACGCCATCCCGGCCGACGTGCTGCGGCGCGCGCGACTGCTCTACCTGAACTACCCGAACAATCCCACCGCCGCGATTGCGCCGCCGGACTACCTGTCGCGGGTGGTGGCGCGGTGCCGCGAGCTGGACCTGCTGCTGGTGTACGACAACGCGTACTCCGAGATGGGGTTCGACGGCTACGTGCCGCCGAGCATCTTCGAGACGGATGGTGCCCGCGACGTGGCGATCGAGTTCCACTCGCTCTCGAAGACGTACAACATGACCGGCTGGCGGTGCGGCTGGGCATGCGGGCGTCCCGATGTCATGGCGACCCTGGCCAAGATCAAGAGCTACGTGGACACCGGGCACTTCATGGCCGTGCAGCAGGCCGGTGCGGCGGCGATCGGGAGCTGGGCCGACTTCGTGCCGGGGAACACCGCGGTGTTCCAGGCGCGCCGGGACGCGGCGGTGGAGGCGTTCCGCGCGGCCGGGTTCGCCTGCGCGGTGCCGCAGGCCACGATGTACCTCTGGATCCCGCTGCCGGAGGGCATCCCGTCGGAACGTTTCGCGGAGCGGCTGCTGGAGGACGAGGGCGTGGTGGTGATGCCGGGAACCGGATTCGGTCCGGGGGGTGAAGGATTCTACCGCATCAGCTTCATCACCACGCCGGACCGGCTTCGCGAGGCGGCGGTGCGGGCTGGTCGCGTGCTCGCCTCCTTCGCTGCCCCCGTCGCATGATCTTCTCCCGTCGCCCCCCCGAGCAGCGTTCGCCCGGCGCGATCGCCATCTCGGTCGCGCTGCACCTCGTGCTGGGGGTGGGGCTGCTGCGGGTGGTGCTCGGCCACAACGGCATCGCCGAGTGGCTGGTGGGCCCCGAGGGGCGGGCGCAGAGCGAGAGGGTGGTGGTGGTGGCCGTGACGCCGCCGCGAGGAAACTCGGCAGCGGGCGGGGCCGCGGAGAGCGCGACCATCCGGCCCAGCGTCTCGCGTGCTCCCGGGCCGCTGGTGGCCCCATCGGCCGCGCCGACCGCGGCGCCAGATGCCGCCGGAGGCCGCGGCGGGGCGGGGGGAGGCACCGGCAACGGCTATGGCCGCGGCACCGGGTCCGGCGTTGCCCGGGGCATCGTGCCCGGGTACGACCCTCGCCTCTATCCGGGCTCGCCGGAAGCGCCGCCGCGCGAGGCGCTGACGCCGAAGGAGCGCCTGGACAGCGTGATCGCCGAGCGGTTCGCGCAGTACGAGGACAGCCTTGCCAACGCGCCGCAGAGCAATGTGACGCAGGACGGGCGTGCCGACCTCACGTTCAAGCGTGGCGGGCGGACCTACGGCTGGACGCGGAAGGGCATCGTGCTCGGCAAGTACACGCTGCCTGCGCCGCTGCTGGCGCTGCTGCCACTCAACAACATCGGTGGCAACCCGTCAGCGCTGATGCGTGGCGAGTTCCCGACGCAGATGCGGAACCAGATCCAGGCCGGTGCCCAGGTGGCACTGAACGCCGAGACGTTCAACGAGCGGGTGAAGCGCATCCGCGAGCGCCGTGACCGCGAGCGTCGCGAGGCGCGCGAGGGGCAACCGTCCGTGCAGCAGCCGATCCAGCAGCCGATCCAGCAGGCGGCACCACCGCAGCCGGATCGCTGATCAGGCGGCGG
This window encodes:
- a CDS encoding aminotransferase class I/II-fold pyridoxal phosphate-dependent enzyme, translated to MPPRSRRFESLPEYPLALIPIRKRELLARGVDVIDLGAGDADLAPPAAAVQALADASRVPAMNRYGFGLGNPAYRDAISGWMERRFGVRFNPTTEIVPLLGSKEGLSHLALGYVDRGDVTIIPEPGYSPYTGGTLLSDGEPYKVALRPENDFLVDLDAIPADVLRRARLLYLNYPNNPTAAIAPPDYLSRVVARCRELDLLLVYDNAYSEMGFDGYVPPSIFETDGARDVAIEFHSLSKTYNMTGWRCGWACGRPDVMATLAKIKSYVDTGHFMAVQQAGAAAIGSWADFVPGNTAVFQARRDAAVEAFRAAGFACAVPQATMYLWIPLPEGIPSERFAERLLEDEGVVVMPGTGFGPGGEGFYRISFITTPDRLREAAVRAGRVLASFAAPVA
- a CDS encoding fumarylacetoacetate hydrolase family protein, which translates into the protein MSLERPGKIVCVGRNYREHAKELGNAVPSQPLLFLKPSSSIIHSGEAIVSPALSRQVEHEGEIGVVIGRPIRRATEAQALAAVRGIVALNDVTARDIQKSDPQWTRGKGFDTFCPIGPEWAGIPDFAALEVVCRVNGVVRQRGTGAEMVFSVPVLLAYISQVMTLEPGDIVATGTPAGVGPLAPGDVVEVEVVGLSTVSNPVVAES
- a CDS encoding VPLPA-CTERM sorting domain-containing protein, which produces MKSLFRRIVVAGLAVTMPHAADAQLLVSTGASQAGGLDSRWQVSTNPLAGTPTWNAASIVVTPPGQWTGGAPGGTWIAATPTGTGGGGSYAIRSLFTLATGDAFSLQLRCAADNGPVSMFINGAAVAGGSPCPNIWQWGSFVTLTEAAFQSGANSIEFRWTGDNVTDGMAVEIASLTFTPGGPGSPSVVPEPASVVLMGTGLAGVGLVARRRRVR